The window GGACGTACCTTTCACGAGGAATGCGATACCCAATTTTTTTGGACAAAATTTGTATGCGCATTCTTATCGCAGATTTCGAGTcacaatgaaaattgaaaaaaaaaacttatgtGTGAAAAACTCTCCGCTTTTCGGATCCATTTTTTAGTTCACATTGACTCTGCCATAACCAATCAAGAATCACGATTTTTGACAAAACAGAAACAGCGATTTCTTTTGCGCCGCAATGTCTTGTcattgtttcgaatttttattctgaCAGTTGAGATTTTTCCAGTcataaaagaaacaaattttcagagtGGGAAGGCTGTATAATATAGTAGTCGCGCGTGAGCtacgattaattaataaagaacggtaaataaaattctctttATTACAATTGTCTTTATAAATCAATCGTACCTAACGCGCGCGACCGCGTAGCCTTTCCATTCTGAAAATTTGTGTTcatgagtaaaaaaatctcagctgttagaataaaaattcaaaagaatgATACAACATTGCGGGGCAATAGAAatcgttattctttgacaaaAAACGTGTTTTGGAGGTCGTTTGAGCAGAGTAAATGAAAGATAGAAAATAGTTCCGGAAAGCTGAGAGTTTTTCAcacagaaaatatatttcttcaaatttttattgtcacGCTAAATATACGATAAAAATACGCATAGCAATTTTGTCTAAAGAACTGGTTAGCATATTCCTCGCCTGAACATGCAGCATACGACGTCCTATATCGGATTGAAACTTGTTGAATTTACTAATTTACTCGAGTCACAgaaagtaaggaaaaaaatttacgcaaatcgaatttttcgagCCCAGACAATGGTTGATAATTCGTGAAGCGCCCAAATAATATCTGAATATTTCAATCATtcgttattgtttttcatcctTATTACATTTACATCCCTGCTATTTAGCATCCGAACCTTAGAATAATCACTTGTTATTACCTGTATATAGTAGTCACGCCAGTTCCACTCACGCCAACCACTGTGTACGCGATAGCTCGCTAGttagcgagttgacgcgttcTCGTTGTAGCACGCGTGGATGGGCCTGAACGCCGGCATACCCCCTCCTCGCCTCATAAGGCTCACGGGCTGTGTGCAGTTGCGCGCGCGGTAGTTCACACGAGCTTCACGACCACGTGTATATTTTGAACTGACGGGTGAATATAATAACACGAGACAATTTCTAAGTTATTACACCGGCATACAGTGTTTGTTCAATATCAACACGTAGCGCGGAGCTACTGGGGATAATGTTCGCGTTGGTGAAGTTCAAAGTGCAATGTTCACGTCACGATATGAAAAACATTGTTCCCGTGACAAAAATTAATCACTTTGATGCCGATAACATCGATCATCGAAAGTATTATAATATCAAGTGTGGACCTGCAGGCTCATACTGCCAGGCTATCATACTCTGTGTTGACGGTaagtgtataataaataacaccattaTTTATCAGCTATCGGGTTATATATTCTAATACGCGAGCCATATCATCGGTCTGAGAATAATACTACATATGCCGAACGGATGTTTTGTAGtgagattttttaattgaattaccAATTAGAcctatatatattaaataattatacacaaaGAAAACcgaaattcattcattttttttatattccggACGTTTGATAATTCATACATTCCGTTACTTATTATGCAAGTATTTACAATtatggtatatttttttttatcgctatAAAATGAGAAGAATACAACTTCGagtgaagttaaaaaaatgttaatataaTCGATAAATCCTCACTGTTCGCAGAACTATACGACAGGCCCTCAAATGTTTATATGAGCGATATATTATCCTAATTCCCATcatatatacgcgtatattaACATTTGAAAGAAAGTATCAAAGGACACCGCCGCCCTGAGCGTCAAAGACGGCGGTGCGCATGAATTGTCTATTTATTTTCGACAGTAAATATTCGTGTTTGATGATAAAATTCATACCGCCGATTTGGGGATGAGCTAGGAGCATTGACACAATTTTTCAGACTTTTGACACCTCTCTAAAAGGGGGAAATAACTTATGATTCGACATGCACCAGTCAGCtgaacatgtttttttttcaatgctgAAATAATAGAAATTAATTCATGTATTTCAAATCATTCTTGTTTTATTCTAACTTTCCTTTGTCATTTCACATTATATGTCAtgaaattatactttttttcatcaattttttattgtaaattagATTTTTCACTTCGAAGGTTTGTTATTCTGGTTATTCCGTCGGTTATTTCAGTCGATCCCTTGATTCAGGATTTCGATGTACTCGAAAACTGACCAACGAAATCATTACATACTTTCGCAATGAATTATCAAGAAATTATTAGACAGTGGaaagtcattttttttgtcataaaaatcaagtttatttttttcaaaagcaaTATTTAGCGGGCTTGCTCAATGCTTAACAAGTTCGCATTTTTTCGACATCCGAACAATGATCCAACGTTACATGGAACAAATTTGGATTGCCAGTAGTTATTTATGATCGTCACTTGAAGAATTCACGATAATTCATGTTTAAATCATTATCACAAACCAGAgtgaaaatataatgtataggATGGTGTGCTATTTTGAACACGTTTGATTATTCTGTTTTCAGACactattgaaaaattacgagCGAAAAGTGGAGAGAAAAGGCAAGTTGCACCTCCTTCGAATTTGATTTTGTCAGCTTCGGAAATATCTTCAGAAGACTCCGACGCATTAGCTAAACGTGCGAAAAAGgtatataggtacatatagATACGAAGCTGacgatgttgttgttgtttacTACCAGATGTTGCAGCACCTACACAAAGgtgtatatggggcattccagcCATAATCACCCAAGATTGGACtgaacgttttttttaataatttttgtatagTTTTACACGATGGAGGTCTATATTGTGTATGTCAAAGGAGTGTCATGGCAGGAGTTGTGTATGTCATGGCATCTATGAATTAATTCTTTTAGATTTTTACTTTGAACCGTTTTCTcagtataaatattacaaacgtCGACTAGTATACATCCTTCGATCTTCTTGCAACGAAGCACGGGTATTCCACGTCGAAAATAGTATATTTCGATACAAGAGGGCAAACAAGCGTTTTGCGCAGTACGAGTCTGAAGGCAGCACGAAGCCGAGGCTTCGTGCGCCCTTCAGACGAGTAGTGCGCAAGAAGCGAGTTTGGCCTCGCGTATCGAACACTATTTTTCTTTGTGAATGTATGCGAAAGTCCGCGCTGTGCAGTGCTTGGGGGCAGCGAAAGCCGGCTTCAGCTCACCGCGcgtgagaataaaattttgcctACCGCTAGGCGGTACGCAAAACATTTTGCCCACCGCTTGCGGTGGGCAAAGTATTTTGCGCATCGCCTGATGGtaggaaaaattattctcacgcGCGGTGCGCGAAGGCCGGGCTTTGGGTGCCTCCTAGCGGTGGGCAAACGAGGATTTCGCATGCATGTGTAAAGAAAACTCAATTTTTGACGCCTAGACCATTTACTCTTTCTATGACTTTACCTACAATTCAgattaaaaaatcgtttttcagTGCCCATAAATATTGGTGTTAGTGATCATAGTCTATATTATGGCTTTTCCTGTTCGGAAATATCATATCTCATCCCATTAGGTTCAGAAAATTACTGataaaaagtttattattagaaatatactgatttaaaaagtttattattaaaaaaattaaaatttatgaatttttgcaaCCCAGTAGGATGAGATATGATATTTTCGAACAGAAAAAGCCATAGTGTAGACTCTGATCACTAACACCAATATTTATGGGCACTggaaaacgattttttgatCTGAATTGTAGGTAAAGTCGTAGAAAGAGTGAATATATGGTCCACGATGGTCTAGGCGTCAAAGGTTGAGTTTTTCGACGTAGAATACCTGTGCTTCGTTGCAGGAAGATCGAAGGTTGTATATTAATCGACGTCTGTAATATTTATCCTGAAAAACCGGTTCCAactaagaatctgaaaaaattcatagatGCTTCTTTGATGTACACGATATAGAACTACATcgtgtaaaattataaaaaaagaataataaaaaaacgtcgaGTCAAATCTTGGATGATTATGGCTGGAGTACCCCATATAGATAATGATTTCATGATTGTACGCTTATTTCATAAAGGCACCATCGCGTCATGAATCTCAGAAGATAAAACtaaagttgaatgaaaaattagaagcaCTTCGACAAAAACACGTTGCAGAAGATACGATGACACCTGTAGGAAATGAAGTGAACACTATTGAAGATGATCAGGAGAATATCGAACCTGGTGAAGTCCACAATGAtaaaaagaatatgaaaaaaagtggCCCGATTAAACGAAAAGCTACGGTAGGTTACTTtgaagatttgtttttttttttttgcagttttgAATATATCTCTGAGCACGAATGTTACAAGTCATCACACTATGCTTTATCAGTGGAACTTATTGCAATTGAGATTCTTAGATGAGATATGAAATTCAATCTCGATCAATAATTGTTtctattgtaaattttttgaaagtagcTTCATGGATTTAATGATCAAGTTCGGCCCACTGGCCTGTCCCCAATTTTTGTCTTTGATAGACAAGGTTAGGCTGTATCAAATATAGGTACgtctttcaatatttcaacccACTAATGATGCAGAACTAACGttacatattttttgcaacatcTGCTTCTAAAGTATGATTTTCGAAGTACGTGTAGCGTGCGTAAAGTGCCTTATTCCTACCCTCAGGCGAAAATGAGGCACTTGCATTACGCGCGCCACACAGGTTACTAAAATCCTATTTTCCCCTATTGCaggaatgatgaaaaatagcATGTACAACACGTGTAGATTGGCCGATAGCCAGCTCGTGTGAAAGCAGCACTCGCTTTCGGCGCGCACTACCAACCTCACACACTAGACGGAAATCGACCCTACTCCACACTGTCACACGATGCACTATTCCGTTCAGCCgttgtatatttgtatgttttaCAGGATGCAGACGGCTGCGGTTCAGGGAAAAAATCTACAAGATCTCACGAATCCTTCGGTGAACCAGTGGCTGAGAAAATGACCAAACCACAGAAGCCCAATTCATCGGTAAATATTATAGAGTAACCCATACGCACTTTATGATGATAAATGACATGCTCGTTTTCACATTTACGATATGTAGGCTGATAAAGTGAGAGAGGCTCAAAGCTCTATTCTGACGGAGCCTAATGCGATGACACCAGACGATGTAGAACTTAGCAAAAACAAGCAGTCGGTGAGTGCTTCAAATGAAAGCCATGTTTGATTATGTAATTGTATATGCTATGTACATTATTTGCAGCCGGATAGTGGTCTTGATGTAGGTAAAAAATCCGCTCAGTCTCCCAAAGCCTTAGATAAACCAATGGTCGAAAAAATAGTTAAACCTGCAAAGAAGCCCGATTCGTCTGTAAATATAGAGTAACTCATACACACTTATTGTTACGGTGAATCAATGctcattttcataattataaaatgCAGGCTGTTAAAAAGAAGGGAAATCGAAGCAGTAGTATGACGGCGAAGGACAGTAATACATCAGCGGCACGAAAGACGACCGATAATACCCTGGACAGCAAAAACATGAATTCGGTAATTGGTTCAATCGCATATTTCGAACTGAAATTCTATTAGGTACCCGTTATATTCCCGATGAGCAGTTTGGGCTCCATTGCGGACTGCGTAATGATATGAAAGAAGCCCAGAATAATGATTCCGTCTGTATAGTGATTTCAAATTAGTTATTTTCACAGACATCACTGACATTCAATACTGTGTGTTAAATTGCTAAACTTTATTTGGAACTTGCatctttttcacaaaattgttCGAGAATTATTGcgatgtatgaaaaattttccaatcctAAAATTGTACAGCAGAAATTCGCTCAAGAAAGATCCAAGACAAATTCTTTTACAAATCTGTACGTCGTTTTGTCCATGTGTAGACTATAcattgatattgaaaaaaaactatcatacatacgtatacctcGCAGTAGTTAATCAAGTTGGTGAATCTTTTCCAATGTAGTTACGTGACTGATGCAACGAACAAATGacgtatcaaaaaaatatatatatatatatatatatatatattttgttgaattgtGTTATGCATACGAAATTGATGGTTGGATTGGACCTGAATGACATATGTGATGATAGTAATTGAATTGGTAATTTTACAGGGATGTGATGACCTTAGTCATGCAGACCTCTTGCAACAGATTAAAAATCTAAAGGCGAAATGTTCCAAAGATGAAACTACGATTGCCAGTCAAAATTTAATGATGAAGGAACTTACAACACTGAACATGGAACTGCAGCGCGATGTCATCCAGtatttcaaagaattcaaAGGTACGCATACATTATTCATTGACAATTGATTTGACAGATATGCAGACCAAGGTAGGCAGTGTAAATCGATTGTAGATTATGTAATTGATCGTTCAAAATGTTCTTAAGCCTACACAGCActacgattattattgactGTTTGAAAAACCTTCTTTACTGAAGGTGGGGGGCTGGAGTGGGGGGCGTCACGTGTAACGCCACGCCAGGCGCGTTACGCTGCGTCCGTCACGCTGGGCCCGTTACGCTCAGAGGGGCGGGGAGGGTAGGAGGTTTTACGCTGGGCCATGACAATTGTTACTATAGAGATTGGTTGCCATGGTAACCGTTACCATGGTGGCAACCGATTTCCATGGTAGCGGTTACCATGGCAATCGTTACTATAATGATTGGGTACCATGGTAATCGTTACTATGATGATTGGTTACCAGAGTAATCGTTACTATAGAGATCGGTGGGGGTTTCCGGAAATTCCTGGGGTATTTTGGGTTATGCTCCATTTCCCAGTGAAGGGGAGGTGGGAGGGGATCCTGACACGGTGGCAAAACAAATTTGCGAGACTACGAAAATTGCTCGAAATATACAATAACCTTACGTTTTCTGATTGAGAATTTTGTTAAAGGGGTTTTTCAAACCAGCTTTTAGCTATGTTGGTGGGAGGAAAGCTAAAAGCGGTTCAATTTGAACTGTCTCGAAGAGGCaggttttcattatttttcgacTATAAATTGGTACATATGCGGCCGCACATGGTCAGTCCTGCCGAAATCATTACCTTTTATATGGCGGGTTGTAGAAGCATCAGCTAACTGTCGATCGTCTATTGCACAAGTATCTAACAATCGAGAACAAGAATCACTTTCATTTTCCTACTTTTCACGACGGCTTATCAGTTTTTATTGTGCTCAAAGTTTATgaagcgttgaaaaaaaagaaagtagaTTTCTATACAATTTTGGAAGTATAGTATCTTTAGCTCGGCTATTTCTCGGgaaataattgtttgaaaCATGATGATACCATCGCATTCATAGCTGTCAATATTCAAGATACCACAGATCAGATTTCATGTAATCCAAAGAATGCCCTCCACCGGCTGCTTGGTTTGAACGCGAGGGGGAAGTGACTCGTTGATTCGAATTACGAATAGGTCCATAAATTGACGAGAATTTACAGCGGcttgattaaataataaaaattaacacagaaaaaaaattaaacaagatCAAAAAACTGTACGTGAATTATCGAACCTccgaaagaaaattgaaattgaattgaaaaaaataaggtcAACTCATTTGAAGACACAGAAAGTACCAAagaaagattgaaatattcaGATATTCACCCCAATGAGTATATTATCGATAATTATTCTCgaagaaataaatcaaataagaaaaaacaaaatcacacaaacaattgaattaaatgaaaCGAACTCATTTGACTGATCAgaaatacgaataaaaatcacaaaaacaaTAAGATATTTACTCTAGTTGAAGTGAATTATCGAGAATCGTTCGAAAACAAGTGAATGATtggaattattcaaaattaggttacaattgcaataaataaattcgagtttgattcattaatttcaactatttcatcccaaataatcaatttgtcACTGGAATCTTGAGGTATTTTCCCCTTAGCGTGAAACAAAACCTGAAATGAATTATCATAAGTATCAGTCACTGAGTAGTATATACGTGTCCACAGTTATGTCGGAACAATATGACGGAGTCATACGTAACTTGGAAGGTTGTAATGCACCACCACCTGGACATATTTCAAACGACAAGGTAAGTTTGCACACTGACGAGGCAATGGTAATGTATTTACATGAATTAATTGTCGACCATATACCATTTCACAGATTCATTTGGGACATAACGTATGGATCCCCTATAGTACGTACAATGGTGCCGTCAACAGGGCAAAGTCGAATCAGATGTTCGTGAAGGAAATCGCCGTAGCAGTATTTGGATACGACGTTCTGAAAAATAGCAGTATCACTGGTACAcaatcaaataaattcaaagaCAAACCGGCAAAAGCAAAATTGGATGAAACAAAGATGCTCGCTATAAGTGGTACGTCTTTCATCATCTGGACTACATTATCAAGCCTATACATACACATCCCCAGAGATAAACCCGAGTAGGAAAAGTAACTGTGTTAGTATGCAGTAAGGAATACCTGTATTCCACAACGGAGATAATACCCTATTGGCATAATAGCGCATACGTATTCAATC is drawn from Neodiprion fabricii isolate iyNeoFabr1 chromosome 3, iyNeoFabr1.1, whole genome shotgun sequence and contains these coding sequences:
- the LOC124178694 gene encoding uncharacterized protein LOC124178694 isoform X1 produces the protein MFALVKFKVQCSRHDMKNIVPVTKINHFDADNIDHRKYYNIKCGPAGSYCQAIILCVDDTIEKLRAKSGEKRQVAPPSNLILSASEISSEDSDALAKRAKKAPSRHESQKIKLKLNEKLEALRQKHVAEDTMTPVGNEVNTIEDDQENIEPGEVHNDKKNMKKSGPIKRKATDADGCGSGKKSTRSHESFGEPVAEKMTKPQKPNSSADKVREAQSSILTEPNAMTPDDVELSKNKQSPDSGLDVGKKSAQSPKALDKPMVEKIVKPAKKPDSSAVKKKGNRSSSMTAKDSNTSAARKTTDNTLDSKNMNSGCDDLSHADLLQQIKNLKAKCSKDETTIASQNLMMKELTTLNMELQRDVIQYFKEFKVMSEQYDGVIRNLEGCNAPPPGHISNDKIHLGHNVWIPYSTYNGAVNRAKSNQMFVKEIAVAVFGYDVLKNSSITGTQSNKFKDKPAKAKLDETKMLAISDIYRHRLLAIQKASEFNTQMELSKVNLYVTRKISDLNKLKKTDKPSTSSMTSSVPEEDDQKSDAGDDIGTNSNITDDVGNSPIRILEDHDNKEENTDAEHTPNEELSE
- the LOC124178694 gene encoding uncharacterized protein LOC124178694 isoform X2 translates to MTPVGNEVNTIEDDQENIEPGEVHNDKKNMKKSGPIKRKATDADGCGSGKKSTRSHESFGEPVAEKMTKPQKPNSSADKVREAQSSILTEPNAMTPDDVELSKNKQSPDSGLDVGKKSAQSPKALDKPMVEKIVKPAKKPDSSAVKKKGNRSSSMTAKDSNTSAARKTTDNTLDSKNMNSGCDDLSHADLLQQIKNLKAKCSKDETTIASQNLMMKELTTLNMELQRDVIQYFKEFKVMSEQYDGVIRNLEGCNAPPPGHISNDKIHLGHNVWIPYSTYNGAVNRAKSNQMFVKEIAVAVFGYDVLKNSSITGTQSNKFKDKPAKAKLDETKMLAISDIYRHRLLAIQKASEFNTQMELSKVNLYVTRKISDLNKLKKTDKPSTSSMTSSVPEEDDQKSDAGDDIGTNSNITDDVGNSPIRILEDHDNKEENTGLSVYNVRLTYVNFVGNENRATYEDFCFSTYLLDAEHTPNEELSE